tattggacgactatatttggacaccggaatggtttcgagtgagatcgggataataccggagcaccgggaggttatcgtaaccccccgggaggtatatgggccttaatgggctttattggaaaggaggggaaaggagcaagagagggggcgcccccacccaagcccaatccgaattgggaggggggccggccccctttccttcctccctccttcctcttccttccctctccctctccaaataagaaaaggaggagtcccactcccggtgggagtaggactccccccttgggcgcgcctcctccccttggccggccccctcctccactcctttatatacggaggaggggggcaccccatagacacaacaattgatcccttggatctcttagccgtgtgcggtgcccccctccaccataatccacctcggtcatatcgtagcggtgcttaggcgaagccctgcgtcggtagaacatcatcatcttcaccacgccgtcgtgctgacggaactctccctcaaaacTCAGCTGGATAgtagttcgagggacgtcatcgaattgaacgtgtgctgaactcggaggtgccgtgcgttcggtacttgatcggtcggatcgtgaagacgtacgactacatcaaccgcgttgtgctaacgcttccgctttcggtctacgagggtacgtggacacactctcccctctcgttgctatgcatcaccatgatcttgcgtgtgcgtagatttttttttgaaattactacgttccccaacagaaattGGGCGCTCTGTTTCGCCACCCGGAATGGACGTCCATTGTTCTGGGTCTGGTTAGTGCCAACACATCTCCCCAACTATCATATTTATGTGTTTGTATCATCAATAACGCCGAACATTAGTCTATTGTGCCGGCATGCGTGGTGCATGCCAGCGCATATGAAAACTATACCATAGTCATAAACATTACCAACACACCTAGCCAACCATCATATTTACTCTTTTTCTTAACTTAGGATTACTTTTTAAGCCTCTTTTCTTGATCAAACAAATCAGAAAACTATACCAATGTACTATTATGTGTTTTACACGAGCCCAAAATAAACCGTAGTCATAAAAACTACCGACCCACCTAGCAAACCATCATATTTACGTGTTTTCATTTAGGATCACTTTTTAAGCCTCATTTCCCAAACAAACAAATCACAAAACATTACCCATGCATAACCTATAAAACTGCTTAGATTGTATGCTTTTGAACCAAAACCGAAACTTACCTGATTCTTCGTGTGTCTCAACAACCCCCGGGGTGGGGCGATCGGGAGCTCTATTCGCCTGGAATGATGTCCATTGATTCAGGCCTGGTTAGTGCCAACGCATCTCCCCAACTATCATATTTATGTGTTTACATCGGCAATAACGCTGAATTTTAGTCACTTGTGCCGGTGTGCGTGGTGGATGCCAGCACATACGAAAATTGTACCGTAGTCGCAAACACTACCGACACACCTAGCCAACCGTCATATTTACTCTCTTGTTTAACTTATGATTACTTTTTAAGCATTTTTTTCTCAATGAAACAAATCATAGAACTATACCCAATTTACTATTATGTGTTTTTACATGAGCCCAAAATACTAAACCGTAGCCATAAACACCACGGACCCACCTCGTTATATTGACGCGTTTTAATTTAGAATCGCCTTTTTAAGCCTCATTTCCCAAAGAACACATCACAATTTTTTTTACTCATGCATAGCCCTATAAAACAGTTTAGATTGTATACTTTTGAAACAAAACCAAAACTTACCTGCGATTCTTCATGTTTCTCAACAGCCCGGGACAGAAAACTTGACTGGGATCCTTGGAGTGGGGGAGGAGTCTGAGCTGTGCGCCCCCACCGCCCAGCGGTCGTTATCACATGATGATGCCCGGCCCTCCGGCGAACCGAAGACCGTGATAGTTCAACGTTACCTGCCACACACAGAAAAGAAATAAAGCAAAACAAATTTGCCGCGTCCTTCACCGGTCGCTGTCAGCGGCAGTAAATAGAGATAATGCACCCTGGTGCAGGACACCGATGCCAGCCAGGACATTAACTACTGAAAAAATCAATGAATTGTACCCAAAATAAGCGGTGGGAAGAGCGGGAAAAAAGTAAAATATTCGCCTCGGTGTCATCAAAGCCCACCTCTAATTATTAATTCCTTACCGTAATCGCTATCCTTTAAATACTACCTGCTTTTCCTGCGCACACCCCTTTCCTCCTCCCTTCCTTCCAGTCtactccttctccctcctccacCTCTCCCAAATCACCGAAGCCGTCGCGAAATCGGCAGATTTGCGCCGCGGGAGCGCGCCGACGACGGGCCGATGGCCGCCGCCGCGTTCTCCATCAGGTTCGTGTGGAGGCGCCGCACCGTCTCGTCGGTATTATGCTGGTCGTGTTTGCGTTTACTTTTTCCTGATCTCCGTCTGTGATCTGTCGACCGAAGGGAGTACGCGGCGAGCATGAGGGGCGGGACGGCGAAGGAGGGGCGGCGTTTCTTGGGAATCGAGGATCTCCCGCCTCTCGGAGCGCCGAGGTGCCGGTGGTGGGCGGACGAGCTCGCCTCCACCGTGGCTGCTGCAGCTGCGGCGGTGGCGTCCTCGAGGAGGGCGCAAGGGAAGGCGAAGCCGCCGAAGAAGCGGTCCATCTCCGACCTCTTCGCCGCGGCGCCCCCTTTGGCCGTGCCCCCCGCCGGTGATACCGGATGCAAAGAGCAAATGGATTTGGACGGCGACGAGGCGCTGTGCGCGATCGCGAGGCGGGCGAAGGAGGAGAAGAAACGAAAGAGAAAGCTGCAAGAAGAGGAGGAGGGGCAGAAGGAGGAGACGGCGGCAGTTGATGCCGCGCCGGAGAGCAGCGGAGGCCGAGAGCCCGAGGGGAATTTCGCTGCAAGAAAGGTACGTGGTCCAGCCCAACCCAGCCCAACCCAAGTCTTCCCTGTCTTTTTTTTTCGTTTGCAGTGGCAAGTCTTCCATGTCTGCCACTGCAATGCTATCACGTCTGCTATTATTCCCACGTATGTTTACTTTTATCTCCTAAGAATTGATGGGATTATTAGTTCATCTCTTGATTCACTTGCTGGACACTATGAGGATGGTTAGATGCTTGCTCCACATAATTAGATTTTGTCGTCTCATTGCCATGTTACTAGTACTATATATTAGCAGCTAATGCGATTGCTATTTGTGGATACATATTGTGGGGGCAGTTAGTTGTGACTGGTTCTATATGGGACCGATGCATCACCTCGCAGGTTATTTTATGTTAGATGTGCCGATCCCAGTTCCTAATCTATTCTAAACCAGGCCTAGCTAGTTCGTCTAGAAGATTGTGTGGTTACTCGATAATTGCTGCCATGTGCACGGTGATTTTCTGTCAGGGCTTTTGCTAACTGCTAACATTAGAACGATCAGtgtgttttctttcttggtacacATTTGCTACTTACTATCTGTATACGGAAATATTGTTATTTCATGCTTAATTTGTGGGCTTTGATAGATCAGTCCAAGTCGGGGAATGGGACATTCGATTTGTGCAAATCTTGGGCGAACTTGGTGACGTTGATAGCTGCTCATGCAGTGAATTAGGATCAATATAATCAATAAGAATCCGGTAGATTATATGATGACCGCCAATAATCAAACCACTAGTGGTCGTACGTGCACTCTAGACCGGCTAGCTAGTACTGCAGAATGTACCATATCTTATAGTATATGCATGGTGCGTCGTGTTGCCTTTTGACACACCATGCACGATGAGTTGTGAGAGGTGCCTAGTTGGTGTCCCTCCTGCAGATTTCAGTCGGGTCCGGGTCCGCACCCATAAACGAGACTTTATCATAGGACGATCGAGGACATGGAGCAGGCATTTACCTCGTTGATATTTGAAAAGGGGGCTTCATCATTACTTATCTGATACTTTTATCCGCTTATATCGACCCGCCTTATTGTTTACTAATTCGTCATGTACGTATGCCCATGATAGCTATTCTCAATACATCCGTTAAGCATGCATACAAGCAGTGTTTCGAAGAGGGTGGTGGTTCCTAATATGCATGTTGCAGACTCGCAGTCAGACTATCACCATATGTTTGACATGATCTATAATCTGTTGTTTGTACTGTTTTAGGGACTATTCCAGTAATTAACTTATAAATTGGACTAATACGATATAAATTTAATAGGATACTCTTTTGGAAGAATCTACTATCAACCTAACCCTAATTGTTGAAAAGTAGATACTTGCTCACCTGACTGATCGCGTTTTGACCGCCTCTGCGGCCGTTGGATCCGAGTTTGATCTGGCGACACGCAGCTCAACTCTCTCCCACGCGCTGACTCAACATGTTTTCGACATGGGCTATGTTGCAAAGACTTGAAGCCCAACACGGGTTTGTTGCGGTCTGATCGTCTGTCTTGTTCTCCACTCCTTCGTCTTCTTGTTCCACCTCGGTTCACCATCGTCCGGCTTAAATACGTCGCCTTTCCGTCCGTCTCATCACCTTTCGTCTGTCTCCGGCCACCTCGTCCATGCCTACGAGATCATGGCGAGGCCCTCCTTCGTTCCCCCCTCTTCCCCAGTTGATCTCGGCTCTGGAGATGTCGCTCTACTCGAACTCCGAGCTTCCGGCTGCAGCCGCCATGTCCATGGAGGCCAAGATCGGTCGACCTTCCATGGCTCATGCGGCCTCCCATGTAGCCCCGCGATCCATGTCCGCACACCCAGATCCCCCACCCCATGCACCCAAACACTGGTGCCGCTCTAGCCGGCGGCTCACCGATTGCATCGAAGGGGATTTTGTTTCTGCAATACAAGCTGTGTTTGATTTTGTTGCTGCAATGGAGGCCGTGTTTCAGAATGAAAAAAAAACAGTTTGGGGTGATTACAACAAGCCTCTTGGTGCATATGGCCGAGCGGAACACTACATTTGTTGCAAAGGCGGCAATAACATTTTTTTCTTGTTAGAGGGAtcttttttcattatgtttttgAAACATAGGTCTTGTTTCAAAGAAACAATGGTTTGGCGGGTGAGCAACAAGGTTCATGTTGCAAAGCATCGAGCGCAACATGAGTCTTGTGGGCACACGCTGACGGGGAGAAAATCGGAGAGCTTCCCAGCTCACCATCCAATGGCTACTGAGGCGACATATCTTTTCTAAACATCACCTGCCAGATGCGTTACATGCCTTTAAAAGTAAATGACAGTATTATTTTTGCTTTATTGAGAGGGGCTGGCCCCTTTATATCGTAGACAAGATTTGACTAACAAGCCGGTAAATCTATTCAAACTCTAATACGTCCACTAAACTGACAGGCTTGTGGAAGTGAGGCACGCCTGAACCAGAACTTGATATGAGGTGATTGTTTGGTATGGGCGGAAGGAGATGATGGGTAGGGTGATGGGTAGGGCGGAAGGAGGTGAGGTCAAAAATTGCATATGAAATAGGTTGGCAGGTGGAGGCTTCAAGGCAGTAGAGGCGGTCGGCGAAAATCTGCGTCGACGGCTGCTCATGGGTAGCAAAATTGGGGCAGGATTTGGGCTGTAGGGTGTGCCAAGTCGCCTAGATTGATGTTAGCAGTGGTCGACACATTGTGTCGTTGCAAGTGGAGTGTGAGGAATCTACCCGGTGGGTGGAGGTCTGTCGGCAGCGGCAGTGGCGATTCCCTCGATGGATATTGGGACACCAAAGGTGCTATTAACAAGGGGAAGCACCAGGGGTGCATCGTCGTTGGGGAGGAGGGCTTGGGATGCGGAGGTAGCGTCATGGGTGGCTGCTGTAGTCGGCTGTAGTCGTGGGATCTGGCGGTGGAGGCAGGGCCGGCTTCTGTTGCTCAAGTGTTGCACCAGCCCGGCGAGGAGCGTCTAGTCCTCTGCTCGGTAGCGTGTGAAGGCCACCAATTTGCTTCGTGATGATCTTTATGTGCTCCAGAGCCTCGATCTCAACCAAATTGGAAGAATCTAGTACTGACATAAACCTAATTACTGAAAAGTAGATAAAAGTAACGACAATATTCTTCTCTGCTTTATTGGAAGGGCTCGCCCCCTTTATATAGTAGACAAGACTTGACCAACAAGCTGGTAAATCTATTCAAACTCTAATATGATCTCTAAACTGACTGGACTCTTTCGTAAAAAATATGCTTAATCAATTAGGACTAATTAAGGGATAAGACTCCACGTATGATAGGCTGGTCCACATAACATCTTTAGGGTACTGAGGTGGTGAATCTACCCACCTAATAGTTACCTATGTTTGAAgcgtgtgtatgaccatagataTTTTCTCTTCACATCTGGCAAATAGCATTTTGAATTTCCTACGTACCTTGTATAAAGGGCAGCCCCATGCATGTAGCTCCCGCTTGCGTAGGGTCCggggaagggtccgaccactttgggtctTTTGTACGCAATCTTTCCCTGCATTTTTTCAAGTGGTTGTTTCCAGGACCCGAATCTGTGACCTCATGGTCACAGGGCAACAACTTTACCGCTGTGCCAAGGCTCCCCTTCCTTCGTACCTTGTATATTACACGAAATTTTTATTATCGAGATCATGGTCATAATATTGTTACTTTTCGTTTCATTCTTAGCTGAACGATTTTGACAGTTTGTTATACATATTTTTCATTAATTGTGTGCATCTTTATTACTATAAGTTAAATGAAAATTGTGTATTTCGTCGAAATCTGTTGTGCCCTTTTAAAATACACTGTAGGGCTGCTGAATTGGTCATGGATATTCATTTATTACATTAACACACAAGATTAATTAGTTGCTCTGTCAATTAGATGTCATTAAGTATATAAGATAATTGCCAAAACAATGGTTTTTGATTGGTGCACTGAGGACGAGTACACACCATTGTGACAACTATGTGATCCTTTTTGTTGAAAAAATCAACTACACAGCTTAATGAGTGCACAACTATATTTTTGTTGAAAAATCATGAGAACTTTTAGTCTCAATCGCAGCATCGATAGATAAAAAAAAGTTCAAGAAATAGGTTCATTACACGAATACTCATTCCGTATGCATCTGGAGGACTTGGAAATATATATTGCATTGTTTTGTTGTTTAACTTGAATTTTCATTCTTAAGCTAGTGCTATAGAATGTTCTGTAAGGACTGGCCTAACCATATGAAAACGGTTCTACAAATTTGGGTACAATCTGGAGAAGAGAAAATGAAATAAATTCGATGGAAATATGAAGTCATGGTAATATAACTCTTAACCAACTTCAAATTTGGATTGTAGAATAATTGTATATGTATTTCACTCAAAATATGGATATGAATGTGCCATAACCAATATCCAGTTCCTGTCTGATCCAAATATTATTTTTATTACTTTTATATCCTGTGGTATAAGTGGTTAATGCACATATGTTCCTGACTATAGTGCACTTTTTACCTAGTCATGTGATTTAAGCTGTATAAACTACAATGGCTGTAAATAGTTGTGCGTAATAGCGGATGATTCTACCTAGAGTTTTGCATTCCACCTGGTTATTACTTTTACCTCGCCATTTGCGTTCTGTTGTCACGTACTTGATGGCCAGGAGGGTGAGGATTGGATCTGAGGTAGTAGTCATGTGGGTCATAAAAGCGGTATGCATTGGTGCCGGAAGTCCTCTCGCATCCGATGAACACCATCTCCGTGCTGCGACCAGCATGCTTTGAGAGGTGCGGCTCCACCGGCTTCACAGGCTCATTTACCCAAACGTCTGTAGATGTGACATATTTTGGCTTAACCCCGTAGATGGCTTTTTCGGGGCGAACCGTTCCACATCCAAAGTTCCAAATTCTCATTCCAAATTAATGCTAACTAGTGATAAGTAGAGATAATAGGTATGTCGATCTGCCTGGACTCCTGAAGCGGTTGGTGTTGTAGCTATCCGCCTATGCCGGTACCCACATGATATTTGGCATCTTGGGTCCACTTGAGACACCATATTTAACACTAGGTAGCATCAATTGGTGCATGTTGTCCTGGATCAAGTCTGAACGCCCACATATTTTGCGTGCCGCTTCATGTTGCGGATTGTGTCCATTGTATCTACATTTGAGCAATTTGTTCCTAGATTTTGTCCAGGAAAGCTCATACACATCAATGCCACATCATTTCCAGTGTGGCACCTGCGAGATGTGCCTAAGATGTCAGTATGTGGTTCAGCTCGTGTAGCTTGATACTTCTCCAAAAGAACATAACCATGTTTGCATCGAGCATATATTCCTATAGAAAGTGTTAGAGCCACTCTGCATCCATCagcacctatatatatatgtctACGTAGGACTGTAACGCTGGTATGATCTTAAAACTATTTTTCTCTTAAACATTGGTGATGATATACGGGACTGGCATTAACAAGTGGGTGCGAAGTGTAAACGCATGGTTTATCACCTATATGCATACCTGCAACACCAATGCCATTTGTGTATAACACACTTGTGCAGAAATTTCCATGATCCAAATAAACATAACAAATTATATATATGCAGCAACTTTCCCGTCTAGGGTATTCCACTGTCCTGATGATTTGTTTGAAATTGGTAATTATCTGGTAGATCTGATTTTTGCTGTTCAGTTTTTCGTTTATTTTTTGTACTCACAGCTATATGTATCTTATGGTTTCAAATAGTGCTCTTCAATTCTGCAGGAAGCACTTGAAAATCCAAACCTGTTTGATGGACTGGATACTCACTCATTACAGAAACCTGAGGCTTCACAACATCACAGAGAAGAGAGAGAAAAGATATCTGAGAGAAGGAAGCAGGGGAAGATCAATAATATAACCAAGAAGAAGGCTAACACACAAAAGCACATCGGCAACAGTAAAGCTGACAAAGTGGGGAAACCACGAGATCTAGAAAATTTTATCCCTAGGCATGGCATTCTAAAGTGCACAAAGCACACATCAGTGAAAATGGTCAAGGAGAAACGTGGCAATTCAGAAGGCAAGGAAGTAATAGAACTCTGCCGCAAATCAGTGAAACGTGTCAAATTCTCAGAAGCAGATGCTATACTTGAGCTACCAGAACGACAAAGTCTCTGCAAGATGTTTTCAGATGTTATGGCTTCTtcatcgtcgtcctcgtcatcatcatcatcattcacGTCTACCGAAGGAGACAAATGCGTAACTGCAGAAAGTGGTAGTTCTCATATGCCCATGGAAGCTTCCACTAAGGCGAAAGCAAATAAGAATTCAGATCATGAGGATTCTCCTGACAAAAGCATAACTGCAGAAAGTGGTAGTTCTCATATGCCCATGGAAGCTTCCACTAAGGCGAAAGCAAATAAGAATTCAGATCATGAGGATTCTCCTGACAAAAGCATAACTGCAGAAAGTGGTACTTCTCATATTGCCATGGAAGCTTTCACTAAGACGAAAGAAGTAAATAAGAATTCAGATCATGAGGATTCTCCTGAGGCTGGTAACAGAGAGATGGCCGCTCCTCTCATTGATCTGAATATGGCGTTACCGGAACCTACTGAACTGGACCAAAGGTATGATTCATATTCAGAGGTGCTAAATCTGGAGCATACACATGAGGAAACTTTAAGTTCTAATGTCCAATTGCATGATGGGAGAGAAAACCTGAAGATTTTTTCTGTTGATTCACATAGGCTGGAAAGCGAACAATCTACTGCTGACTTGGAAAGAATAACGAATTCAAGTTTGGCAGGCACATTATTGCATGGTGAGGCGATAAAAGTTTCTGATGTAGATGCTGCTGGTTCTCCATTGAGCTTAACTGAACTTGCAGAGACTCGTCGTGGTTGCAGTAATGTTTCAGTAAAAGATACTATGACTATGAGTACGTCTCCTTGTGCATTGCCAGATCACACAGTTCCGGATTCATTTCGGCAGCACCAGAGTTGGTTTTCCACAAGCGGCAAATTTTCTTCCTGGCCATCTCATGAATCTAATGTGTCACACAGTAAGGAGTTCAATTTTCGTTCTGAGTTGAACATTCCGCGTGAGAATGGACCTTCCACAGGACCGACAGTTCGTTTGATGGGTAAAGATCTTTCAGTTTGCACGACCAGAGCTGAATCGTTTTCCGAGACTGCGCAGAAGCATACAGGTACTTTTACCAATGACTATCTCAAGGCAAATGTGTTCTTGCCACAACAAGGACGGCCTTTTCTCTCTTTACAAGCTCAGAATTTCCCCAAGGATACAGCAAATTCCACCAGTATAATTCATGCTTCAACATATCATGCAAGCGCAAGTCAGGCACGGACTACACATGATTATGGCCACCCTGTCCCGGCAGCTAATGTACTTTCTGGAGATCAGTTGACATATGAGAACAGGTTTTTTGATTTTTCAAACTCGCAGACCAATCGGCCTTTTCTATTGGGGTGCCCACCTCCTCTCAATCGTGGCAGTACAGCATCCCAACAGAATTCCCCGTCGCGCCGTTATTACTCTGATCCTATCCCTAGGACAGAACCACCCACAGCATCACCTTTGCCTACAACCAGACAGCATGGTACATCATCTTTAGGTTTCCATGCCAATTTGCCTCAGCAACATGTTGTGCATCCAGCAAGCTCGTCAGTTTGTCGTCTTAATTCTGTGGATTTTACATTCAACCATCCAGACCGGGTAGTTCATACACCTTCCAACAGCATAAGAGATGCAACCCTTTCGGCAAGAAATACAGATAACACAGTGGGGAGCGCTGTTCTTGGCAATTTTAATGCTTCACCTAGTGGTCGGTATGTGCAGAAGAGATCAGGGCCAGTGAAGCTCACTCCTGGGGCGAAGCatgtactggtgccaaacgataGCACAGGTGACGGCGATTCTGCGCCTGTGTACTCCTGTGTTTCGTTCGGAAGTAGGAGCACAAATGCTGCAGGTCCTCAGAACAAAGGAGCATGATACCCTTTGTGGAATTTTTGCTTGGTTGCAGTTGCATGAATCTATAAAACATCGGCACTGTTTTTATTCAATTTCATTCATTTAGTTGGAACCTTTTGAAAAATGTTTGttacatttttttgtttttaacagTTGGGATACTTCAAATGCTGCTTCGTTAGTAGTTATTTCGTCAGCTGAACCTGAATCAATGGCTGGTATAGCCTAAGACATGTACTCTGTTATATTTCTGTATTGTTACTCTTGGTCTGGAAGCTAAATAAATGTTATTGGCAGAAAATGTTACCTACATTTTATATTTGCAAGGTTCATTCTGGGTAGAACATGCCCCGAGCTCATGATATTTTTTTGTCGTGAAACCCTGTCCAATGTAAGTTGCCCTCTGTTTCAAAAATAAAtgtcgtggttttagtttaaatttgtactaaaaccacgacacatattttggaatggagggagtatatgataGTTTTTTCTTTCTGAGAAGACAATTTTGTTTCTGGTAGTGTTTGTCTTATGCTGTCAAGTGAGCGTTACCGCCTCATTTTACAGTTTGTAGAACACATGCGACACCCTCTCGAAACAGACTTTGTAGATAGGTTTCTTCATATACGTGGTTTCGTGCTGGTACGTTTTAGATTCTTGGCGTCCTTCGTCCATTTCCCCCCTGCTTGGGTTTGTTATGGTAGGGTTGCCGAGATGAATAATGCAAAGAGTTATTCATGCTATCCAGGGGT
The Aegilops tauschii subsp. strangulata cultivar AL8/78 chromosome 3, Aet v6.0, whole genome shotgun sequence genome window above contains:
- the LOC109749605 gene encoding uncharacterized protein isoform X1, with product MAAAAFSIREYAASMRGGTAKEGRRFLGIEDLPPLGAPRCRWWADELASTVAAAAAAVASSRRAQGKAKPPKKRSISDLFAAAPPLAVPPAGDTGCKEQMDLDGDEALCAIARRAKEEKKRKRKLQEEEEGQKEETAAVDAAPESSGGREPEGNFAARKCSSILQEALENPNLFDGLDTHSLQKPEASQHHREEREKISERRKQGKINNITKKKANTQKHIGNSKADKVGKPRDLENFIPRHGILKCTKHTSVKMVKEKRGNSEGKEVIELCRKSVKRVKFSEADAILELPERQSLCKMFSDVMASSSSSSSSSSSFTSTEGDKCVTAESGSSHMPMEASTKAKANKNSDHEDSPDKSITAESGSSHMPMEASTKAKANKNSDHEDSPDKSITAESGTSHIAMEAFTKTKEVNKNSDHEDSPEAGNREMAAPLIDLNMALPEPTELDQRYDSYSEVLNLEHTHEETLSSNVQLHDGRENLKIFSVDSHRLESEQSTADLERITNSSLAGTLLHGEAIKVSDVDAAGSPLSLTELAETRRGCSNVSVKDTMTMSTSPCALPDHTVPDSFRQHQSWFSTSGKFSSWPSHESNVSHSKEFNFRSELNIPRENGPSTGPTVRLMGKDLSVCTTRAESFSETAQKHTGTFTNDYLKANVFLPQQGRPFLSLQAQNFPKDTANSTSIIHASTYHASASQARTTHDYGHPVPAANVLSGDQLTYENRFFDFSNSQTNRPFLLGCPPPLNRGSTASQQNSPSRRYYSDPIPRTEPPTASPLPTTRQHGTSSLGFHANLPQQHVVHPASSSVCRLNSVDFTFNHPDRVVHTPSNSIRDATLSARNTDNTVGSAVLGNFNASPSGRYVQKRSGPVKLTPGAKHVLVPNDSTGDGDSAPVYSCVSFGSRSTNAAGPQNKGA
- the LOC109749605 gene encoding uncharacterized protein isoform X3, which gives rise to MAAAAFSIREYAASMRGGTAKEGRRFLGIEDLPPLGAPRCRWWADELASTVAAAAAAVASSRRAQGKAKPPKKRSISDLFAAAPPLAVPPAGDTGCKEQMDLDGDEALCAIARRAKEEKKRKRKLQEEEEGQKEETAAVDAAPESSGGREPEGNFAARKCSSILQEALENPNLFDGLDTHSLQKPEASQHHREEREKISERRKQGKINNITKKKANTQKHIGNSKADKVGKPRDLENFIPRHGILKCTKHTSVKMVKEKRGNSEGKEVIELCRKSVKRVKFSEADAILELPERQSLCKMFSDVMASSSSSSSSSSSFTSTEGDKCVTAESGSSHMPMEASTKAKANKNSDHEDSPDKSITAESGSSHMPMEASTKAKANKNSDHEDSPDKSITAESGTSHIAMEAFTKTKEVNKNSDHEDSPEAGNREMAAPLIDLNMALPEPTELDQRLESEQSTADLERITNSSLAGTLLHGEAIKVSDVDAAGSPLSLTELAETRRGCSNVSVKDTMTMSTSPCALPDHTVPDSFRQHQSWFSTSGKFSSWPSHESNVSHSKEFNFRSELNIPRENGPSTGPTVRLMGKDLSVCTTRAESFSETAQKHTGTFTNDYLKANVFLPQQGRPFLSLQAQNFPKDTANSTSIIHASTYHASASQARTTHDYGHPVPAANVLSGDQLTYENRFFDFSNSQTNRPFLLGCPPPLNRGSTASQQNSPSRRYYSDPIPRTEPPTASPLPTTRQHGTSSLGFHANLPQQHVVHPASSSVCRLNSVDFTFNHPDRVVHTPSNSIRDATLSARNTDNTVGSAVLGNFNASPSGRYVQKRSGPVKLTPGAKHVLVPNDSTGDGDSAPVYSCVSFGSRSTNAAGPQNKGA
- the LOC109749605 gene encoding uncharacterized protein isoform X2 produces the protein MAAAAFSIREYAASMRGGTAKEGRRFLGIEDLPPLGAPRCRWWADELASTVAAAAAAVASSRRAQGKAKPPKKRSISDLFAAAPPLAVPPAGDTGCKEQMDLDGDEALCAIARRAKEEKKRKRKLQEEEEGQKEETAAVDAAPESSGGREPEGNFAARKEALENPNLFDGLDTHSLQKPEASQHHREEREKISERRKQGKINNITKKKANTQKHIGNSKADKVGKPRDLENFIPRHGILKCTKHTSVKMVKEKRGNSEGKEVIELCRKSVKRVKFSEADAILELPERQSLCKMFSDVMASSSSSSSSSSSFTSTEGDKCVTAESGSSHMPMEASTKAKANKNSDHEDSPDKSITAESGSSHMPMEASTKAKANKNSDHEDSPDKSITAESGTSHIAMEAFTKTKEVNKNSDHEDSPEAGNREMAAPLIDLNMALPEPTELDQRYDSYSEVLNLEHTHEETLSSNVQLHDGRENLKIFSVDSHRLESEQSTADLERITNSSLAGTLLHGEAIKVSDVDAAGSPLSLTELAETRRGCSNVSVKDTMTMSTSPCALPDHTVPDSFRQHQSWFSTSGKFSSWPSHESNVSHSKEFNFRSELNIPRENGPSTGPTVRLMGKDLSVCTTRAESFSETAQKHTGTFTNDYLKANVFLPQQGRPFLSLQAQNFPKDTANSTSIIHASTYHASASQARTTHDYGHPVPAANVLSGDQLTYENRFFDFSNSQTNRPFLLGCPPPLNRGSTASQQNSPSRRYYSDPIPRTEPPTASPLPTTRQHGTSSLGFHANLPQQHVVHPASSSVCRLNSVDFTFNHPDRVVHTPSNSIRDATLSARNTDNTVGSAVLGNFNASPSGRYVQKRSGPVKLTPGAKHVLVPNDSTGDGDSAPVYSCVSFGSRSTNAAGPQNKGA
- the LOC109749605 gene encoding uncharacterized protein isoform X4 — protein: MAAAAFSIREYAASMRGGTAKEGRRFLGIEDLPPLGAPRCRWWADELASTVAAAAAAVASSRRAQGKAKPPKKRSISDLFAAAPPLAVPPAGDTGCKEQMDLDGDEALCAIARRAKEEKKRKRKLQEEEEGQKEETAAVDAAPESSGGREPEGNFAARKEALENPNLFDGLDTHSLQKPEASQHHREEREKISERRKQGKINNITKKKANTQKHIGNSKADKVGKPRDLENFIPRHGILKCTKHTSVKMVKEKRGNSEGKEVIELCRKSVKRVKFSEADAILELPERQSLCKMFSDVMASSSSSSSSSSSFTSTEGDKCVTAESGSSHMPMEASTKAKANKNSDHEDSPDKSITAESGSSHMPMEASTKAKANKNSDHEDSPDKSITAESGTSHIAMEAFTKTKEVNKNSDHEDSPEAGNREMAAPLIDLNMALPEPTELDQRLESEQSTADLERITNSSLAGTLLHGEAIKVSDVDAAGSPLSLTELAETRRGCSNVSVKDTMTMSTSPCALPDHTVPDSFRQHQSWFSTSGKFSSWPSHESNVSHSKEFNFRSELNIPRENGPSTGPTVRLMGKDLSVCTTRAESFSETAQKHTGTFTNDYLKANVFLPQQGRPFLSLQAQNFPKDTANSTSIIHASTYHASASQARTTHDYGHPVPAANVLSGDQLTYENRFFDFSNSQTNRPFLLGCPPPLNRGSTASQQNSPSRRYYSDPIPRTEPPTASPLPTTRQHGTSSLGFHANLPQQHVVHPASSSVCRLNSVDFTFNHPDRVVHTPSNSIRDATLSARNTDNTVGSAVLGNFNASPSGRYVQKRSGPVKLTPGAKHVLVPNDSTGDGDSAPVYSCVSFGSRSTNAAGPQNKGA